The following coding sequences lie in one Aquabacterium olei genomic window:
- a CDS encoding DUF3297 family protein produces the protein MSDNHAERPALPDHLAVDPRSPHHDRTVLAHDIGIRFNDKERHDVEEYCISEGWVKVAAGKTVDRKGRPLLIKLKGKVEVFYR, from the coding sequence ATGAGCGACAACCACGCAGAACGCCCCGCCCTGCCCGACCATCTGGCCGTCGACCCCCGCAGCCCGCACCACGACCGCACCGTGCTGGCCCACGACATCGGCATCCGCTTCAACGACAAGGAGCGCCATGACGTCGAGGAATACTGCATCAGCGAAGGCTGGGTCAAGGTCGCCGCCGGCAAGACGGTGGACCGCAAGGGCCGCCCGCTGCTGATCAAGCTCAAGGGCAAGGTCGAAGTCTTCTACCGTTGA
- a CDS encoding cytochrome P450 yields the protein MRPASNPPTLPAGTGIPKLTAWDSTLAWRADPYRFLGRQAALLGSDVFEARLLLQPTLCLTGPQAARLFYDDSLFQRQGAAPPALVSTLFGQGGVQGLDHARHRHRKALFMAITAPERLQRLIELVRREWLASLHDWILSPPFSLYRALQPVLARAVCQWAGVPLADDDLPRRTAQLVALFEDAAAGPVAHLHARWARRQAEAWLTPLIAAARTGHTRLPTDTAAHAISTHRDLEGHLLPPRVAAVELLNVLRPTVAVSVYMTLLAHALHTHPVWKSRLAGAASGPDAMGFVQEVRRHYPFFPAVAARVRADFDWQGLHFEAGRRALFDLYGTNHDPRSWPGPDTFSPERWARQAASAAFVPHGGGDPHLQHRCPGEDLTARLMLLALDILLHVMRFDVPVQRLALNMRRLPALPRAGFVIERVRRIA from the coding sequence ATGCGCCCTGCCTCCAATCCCCCCACCCTGCCCGCCGGCACCGGCATCCCGAAACTGACGGCGTGGGACAGCACCCTGGCATGGCGTGCCGACCCGTATCGATTCCTGGGCCGCCAGGCTGCGCTGCTGGGCAGCGACGTGTTCGAGGCCCGATTGCTGCTTCAGCCCACGTTGTGCCTGACCGGCCCCCAGGCCGCCCGTCTGTTCTACGACGACAGCCTGTTCCAGCGACAGGGGGCCGCGCCCCCTGCCCTGGTCAGCACGCTGTTTGGCCAGGGGGGCGTACAGGGCCTGGACCACGCCCGGCATCGCCACCGCAAGGCGCTGTTCATGGCGATCACGGCGCCCGAACGCCTGCAGCGGCTCATCGAGCTGGTCCGCCGCGAATGGCTGGCCAGCCTGCACGACTGGATCCTCTCGCCCCCTTTCTCGCTGTACCGGGCCCTGCAGCCCGTGCTGGCGCGCGCGGTGTGTCAATGGGCCGGGGTGCCCCTGGCCGATGACGACCTGCCACGGCGCACCGCCCAGCTGGTGGCACTCTTCGAGGACGCCGCGGCCGGCCCCGTGGCCCACCTGCATGCACGCTGGGCCCGACGCCAGGCCGAGGCCTGGCTCACGCCGCTGATCGCCGCTGCGCGGACCGGGCACACCCGCCTGCCCACGGACACCGCGGCCCACGCCATCAGCACCCACCGGGATCTGGAGGGCCACCTGCTGCCGCCACGCGTCGCCGCCGTGGAGCTGCTCAATGTGCTGCGGCCCACGGTGGCCGTGTCGGTCTACATGACGCTGCTGGCCCACGCGCTGCACACGCATCCGGTCTGGAAAAGCCGGCTCGCGGGAGCGGCATCCGGTCCCGATGCCATGGGCTTCGTGCAGGAGGTTCGGCGCCACTACCCCTTCTTTCCGGCGGTGGCCGCGCGCGTGCGTGCCGATTTCGACTGGCAGGGCCTGCACTTCGAGGCCGGCCGCCGCGCGCTGTTCGACCTGTACGGCACCAATCACGATCCGCGCAGCTGGCCCGGGCCCGACACCTTCTCGCCCGAGCGCTGGGCCCGCCAGGCGGCATCGGCCGCCTTCGTTCCGCACGGCGGTGGCGATCCCCACCTGCAGCACCGCTGCCCCGGCGAAGACCTGACGGCCCGGCTGATGCTCCTCGCGCTCGACATCCTGCTGCACGTGATGCGCTTCGACGTGCCCGTGCAGCGCCTTGCGCTGAACATGCGCCGCCTGCCCGCCCTGCCCCGTGCGGGCTTCGTGATCGAACGCGTACGCCGCATCGCCTGA
- a CDS encoding MipA/OmpV family protein, producing MSARSARPLPAMSMKRWAALTVLCGAPLLAAAQVSGTGSADAPAGPGLRPLWEVGAAGIGVSQQAYPGSEQQVRRGLVLPYFVYRGRFLRADRETAGLRAVKTENYELDVGFAASFGSRSRDIDARNGMRDLGTLVEFGPRLKWFLGAGPGGGRWRLDLPVRGVFDLSDGAAHRGMAFEPELRFERRTLGGWLYGASVGAVFADRRLASTFYEVRPGEVLPDRPAYRAQPGLVAWRLGASMSRPLGTDWRVFGFARLDSVAGAANEDSPLVRRTTGGTVGLGFIYTFMRSSATGND from the coding sequence ATGTCTGCCCGTTCTGCCCGCCCACTGCCTGCCATGTCGATGAAGCGCTGGGCCGCCCTGACGGTGCTGTGTGGGGCGCCGTTGCTGGCCGCGGCACAGGTGTCCGGCACGGGCAGCGCCGACGCACCCGCCGGGCCGGGATTGCGGCCGCTGTGGGAGGTCGGGGCCGCCGGCATCGGGGTGTCGCAGCAGGCGTATCCGGGGTCCGAGCAACAGGTTCGTCGCGGGCTGGTGCTGCCGTATTTCGTCTATCGGGGGCGTTTCCTGCGGGCTGACCGTGAGACCGCCGGCCTGCGCGCGGTCAAGACCGAGAACTATGAATTGGACGTCGGCTTTGCCGCATCGTTCGGGTCGCGCTCGCGCGACATCGACGCACGCAATGGCATGCGGGACCTCGGTACGCTGGTCGAATTCGGCCCGCGGTTGAAGTGGTTTCTGGGCGCCGGGCCGGGCGGCGGGCGCTGGCGCCTGGATCTGCCCGTGCGGGGTGTGTTCGACCTGAGCGATGGGGCAGCGCACCGTGGCATGGCCTTCGAGCCCGAATTGCGCTTCGAGCGCCGGACGCTGGGCGGGTGGTTGTACGGGGCCAGTGTGGGCGCCGTGTTTGCCGACCGGCGGCTGGCCTCGACCTTCTACGAGGTGCGTCCCGGCGAGGTGCTGCCCGACCGGCCAGCCTACCGGGCCCAGCCCGGCCTGGTGGCCTGGCGCCTGGGCGCCTCGATGTCGCGCCCGCTGGGCACCGACTGGCGCGTGTTCGGTTTTGCCCGGCTCGACTCCGTGGCGGGCGCCGCCAACGAGGACAGCCCGCTGGTGCGCCGCACGACGGGTGGCACCGTGGGGCTGGGCTTCATCTACACCTTCATGCGTTCGAGCGCCACTGGCAACGACTGA
- a CDS encoding DUF2231 domain-containing protein, whose product MEARAKFLGHPVHQMLVAFPLGLLGGAVAFDLLYWALDLPVMADVAYWTMAGGLLGGLVAAPFGFIDWLAIPKGSRARLVGRLHGLGNLVVMVLFAGSWWTRHQQADHVALTGTALSLAGVALALLTAWLGGELVSRLGIGVSDTAHIDARSSLDERA is encoded by the coding sequence ATGGAAGCCAGAGCCAAGTTCCTGGGGCACCCCGTGCACCAGATGCTGGTCGCCTTTCCGCTCGGCTTGCTGGGCGGCGCCGTGGCCTTCGACCTGCTGTACTGGGCGCTGGATCTGCCCGTGATGGCCGACGTGGCCTACTGGACCATGGCCGGGGGCCTGCTCGGCGGACTGGTGGCCGCGCCCTTCGGCTTCATCGACTGGCTGGCCATTCCCAAGGGCTCGCGCGCGCGCCTCGTCGGGCGTCTGCACGGGTTGGGCAACCTGGTGGTGATGGTCCTGTTTGCAGGCAGCTGGTGGACGCGTCATCAGCAGGCCGACCACGTCGCTCTGACCGGCACGGCCCTGTCGCTGGCCGGCGTTGCCTTGGCGCTGCTCACCGCGTGGCTGGGCGGCGAGCTGGTCAGCCGGCTGGGCATCGGCGTGTCGGACACGGCGCACATCGACGCCCGAAGCTCACTCGATGAGCGAGCATGA
- a CDS encoding SDR family oxidoreductase has product MSIAPSTVSSRPAAFITGAAAGIGRATALRLARAGWFVGLSDVDEAAVQALAREIGETQAHAVALNVVDAAAWAGVLADFWRAAGGRLDVLFNNAGISATAPFEGTAIGRHHAVIDVNLKGVLNGCHAAHGYLQRTPGSRVINMCSASALYGQPMLASYSATKAAVRSLTEALDIEWQAQGIRVVDLLPLFVDTAMVRNDVAQMKTVSRLGVRLSADDVAQAVLKLATGRAAGLPVHTHVGLQTKVFALLSKLSPGFMNRRVTALLAGY; this is encoded by the coding sequence ATGAGCATCGCACCTTCCACTGTGTCGTCGCGGCCGGCCGCCTTCATCACCGGAGCGGCCGCGGGCATCGGGCGAGCCACGGCCCTGCGTCTGGCGCGGGCCGGCTGGTTCGTGGGGCTGAGCGATGTCGATGAAGCCGCCGTGCAGGCCCTGGCGCGCGAGATCGGCGAGACGCAGGCGCATGCCGTTGCGCTCAACGTGGTGGATGCGGCTGCGTGGGCTGGGGTGCTGGCCGACTTCTGGCGCGCCGCGGGTGGGCGGCTGGATGTGCTGTTCAACAACGCGGGGATCTCGGCCACGGCGCCGTTCGAGGGCACCGCCATCGGTCGCCACCACGCCGTGATCGACGTGAACCTGAAGGGCGTGCTCAATGGCTGCCATGCGGCGCACGGCTACCTGCAGCGCACGCCGGGCAGCCGGGTGATCAACATGTGTTCGGCGTCGGCGCTGTATGGGCAGCCGATGCTGGCGTCCTACTCGGCCACGAAGGCAGCGGTGCGCAGCCTGACCGAGGCGCTGGACATCGAATGGCAGGCGCAGGGCATCCGCGTGGTCGACCTGCTGCCGCTGTTCGTGGACACCGCCATGGTGCGCAACGACGTGGCACAGATGAAGACGGTGTCGAGGCTGGGCGTGCGGCTGTCGGCCGACGACGTGGCGCAGGCCGTGCTGAAGCTGGCCACGGGGCGTGCCGCCGGCCTGCCGGTGCACACGCACGTGGGGCTGCAGACCAAGGTGTTCGCGCTGCTGTCCAAGCTGTCGCCGGGGTTCATGAACCGGCGGGTGACGGCGCTGCTGGCGGGCTATTGA
- a CDS encoding DUF2242 domain-containing protein, with translation MPVSSFSRPRARLLAALLLGAVALSGCSALQRNKPYPPQERFASGETFSRLFDAPPAAVCRSARLALLSQGYLVTVNDAALVEGKKNFQPDVGSHIEMVIRVVCVPDGDGAISMAFAAAVQETYTVRRVSNSASVGVGSVGSLSVPFGETSEGLTRVGSQTIQLGEFYDRLFTLIKSYLAMDSVPAAAAPTPTP, from the coding sequence GTGCCGGTCTCTTCCTTTTCTCGCCCGCGCGCCCGCCTGCTGGCCGCGCTGCTGCTCGGCGCCGTGGCGCTTTCGGGCTGCAGCGCGCTGCAGCGCAACAAGCCCTATCCGCCGCAAGAACGCTTCGCGTCCGGCGAGACCTTCTCGCGCCTGTTCGATGCCCCACCGGCCGCGGTGTGCCGCTCGGCCCGGCTGGCTCTGCTCAGTCAGGGCTACCTCGTCACGGTGAACGACGCCGCCCTCGTCGAAGGCAAGAAGAACTTCCAGCCCGATGTCGGCTCGCACATCGAGATGGTGATCCGCGTGGTCTGCGTGCCGGATGGCGACGGTGCCATCAGCATGGCCTTTGCCGCCGCCGTGCAGGAGACCTACACCGTGCGCCGCGTCAGCAACTCGGCCAGCGTGGGCGTGGGCTCGGTGGGTTCGCTGTCCGTGCCCTTTGGTGAAACCAGCGAGGGTCTGACCCGCGTCGGCAGCCAGACCATCCAGCTCGGCGAGTTCTACGACCGCCTGTTCACGCTCATCAAGAGTTACCTTGCCATGGACAGCGTGCCCGCCGCGGCCGCCCCGACGCCCACACCCTGA
- a CDS encoding AEC family transporter, translating into MLERIVAILFPLFAITALGFIVGRRLQPDLSHANKLNMDVFTPALVFSAMASKDFHLLSFGPLLLAAALLILGSGAVAWGAARLTGTAPHTLVPPMMFNNSGNLGLPLAVLAFGDTALAPAVAMFVVANLLHYGFGTWLLDRDARLLTVWRTPTILAALAGIAVSISGLSVWPPLLTAIRMVGEIAVPLMLLSLGVRLAASRIEAVRFGLFGAVLRPVSGMLIAWALIAVIPLPPMQQALLLVFGSLPPAVLNYMFAERYGHEPDKVASVVLIGNLMALVSLPVALAMALQ; encoded by the coding sequence ATGCTCGAACGCATCGTCGCCATCCTGTTCCCGCTGTTTGCCATCACCGCGCTCGGCTTCATCGTCGGCCGGCGCCTGCAGCCCGACCTGAGCCACGCCAACAAGCTCAACATGGACGTCTTCACGCCCGCCCTGGTCTTCTCGGCCATGGCCAGCAAGGATTTCCACCTGCTGAGCTTCGGCCCGCTGCTGCTCGCGGCTGCGCTGCTGATTCTGGGTTCGGGCGCCGTGGCATGGGGCGCGGCCCGCCTCACGGGCACCGCACCGCACACGCTGGTGCCACCCATGATGTTCAACAACTCGGGCAACCTGGGCCTGCCGCTGGCGGTGCTGGCGTTTGGCGACACGGCCCTGGCGCCGGCTGTCGCCATGTTCGTGGTCGCCAACCTGCTGCACTACGGCTTCGGCACCTGGTTGCTTGATCGCGATGCGCGGCTGCTCACCGTGTGGCGCACCCCCACCATCCTCGCTGCGCTGGCCGGCATTGCCGTCAGCATCTCGGGGCTGAGCGTGTGGCCGCCCCTGTTGACCGCCATCCGCATGGTTGGTGAGATCGCCGTGCCGCTGATGCTGCTGAGCCTGGGGGTGCGGCTGGCTGCCTCCCGCATCGAAGCCGTGCGCTTCGGGCTGTTCGGTGCAGTGCTGCGTCCGGTCAGCGGCATGCTGATCGCGTGGGCGTTGATCGCGGTGATCCCACTGCCGCCCATGCAGCAGGCCCTGCTGCTGGTGTTCGGCTCGCTGCCTCCTGCCGTGCTGAACTACATGTTCGCCGAACGCTACGGCCACGAGCCCGACAAGGTGGCTTCGGTGGTGCTGATCGGCAACCTGATGGCGCTGGTGTCGCTGCCGGTGGCCCTCGCCATGGCGCTGCAGTAA